GAAGAGAAGAAGAAAGCCGACGCACTGCTGGCCTTCATGACCCCAATCGCAAAAGCCTTTATGACCGAAGTCGGTTTTGAATCGGCTAACCATGGCGTGCAGATCTACGGCGGCCACGGCTTCATCGCCGAATGGGGCATGGAGCAGAACGTTCGCGACAGCCGCATTTCGATGCTGTACGAAGGCACCACCGGCATCCAGGCACTCGACCTGCTGGGCCGTAAAGTGCTGATGACCCAAGGCGAGGCTCTGAAAGGCTTCACCAAGATCGTCCACAAGTTTTGCCAGACCAACGAAGGCAACGAAGCGGTTCAAGAGTTCGTCGCTCCGCTGGCTGCACTGAACAAGGAATGGGGCGAACTGACCATGAAGGTCGGTATGGCTGCCATGAAAGATCGCGAAGAAGTCGGTGCGGCTTCCGTGGACTACCTGATGTACTCCGGTTACGCCTGCCTGGCCTACTTCTGGGCTGACATGGCGCGTCTGGCTGCCGAGAAACTGGCTGCAGGCACTTCCGAAGAGGCGTTCTACACCGCCAAGCTGCAGACTGCGCGCTTCTACTTCCAGCGCATCCTGCCGCGTACCCGTACTCACGTTGCAACCATGCTGTCGGGCGCCAACAACCTGATGGACATGAAAGAAGAGAACTTCGATCTGGGCTACTAAGCCTTAACGAGCCTCTATAAAAAACCGCTGCTCCTTTGGGAGTGGCGGTTTTTTTTGTGTTTGGCCCCAACTATGGGCGCCATTCCCCAGCAGAAACGGTGTAGAACCTCTGCTGATCTTCGTATTTATTGATGCAAAATGTTTCAGGAAGAAGTGGCAAATTAATTGCACCACGCTGGTTAACCGGCGCTCACGAGACATCCTGTCCTGTTCAACGACGCCTCTCGCCCGGCGAACTTATAAAAACAACAGTCAGGGTGAAGCACATGAACATCTGTCGACTTGTTCGTTTTACCGCCTGGTTATTCCTCTCTTTTTTTGCTGTCGATGGAATGGCGGCTACGCCTGCAGAAGTGGACCCGCCCATCCCCGAAGTCCCGAGCCTGCAGTCGTTACACGGCATGACCCCGACTGATCCATCGGGCACTGAAGGCGGACGCAAAGTCGACCTGATGACGGATTACGTGCTCAATCGTTCGGCGGCGATTCTCTTGGGTAAAGCGTTGTTTTGGGACATGGAGGTCGGCAGCGACAGCACGACCGCTTGTGCGTCCTGTCACTATCACGCTGGGGTCGATCACCGAACCACCAACCAGATCAATCCCGGTCAGGCGCACACCAATGCCAACGTTGCGTCGATCTTCAACAAACCGTTCGTGGCTTCTGATATTCCCGGGGATGTGCCGTCCTACACGACTAAATCCGGGGGCAAGGGCGGTCCGAACTATTTGCTAAAGAAAACCGACTTCCCCACCCATGTGCTGGCTAATCCGCTGGATCGCAATTCGCTGATTCTCTACTCCACCGACGATGTGATCGGCTCCCAAGGCGTGTTCGACGCCAACTTCGTCAAACCCAATCAACCGCGTTTCGACAAATGCACGCAGCAACCGGACGGTGTTTTCCAGGTTGGCGGCATCAATGTCCGCCGCAGCACCGGGCGCAACGCACCGTCGGTGATCAATGCCGCGTTCAACGTGCGTAACTTCTGGGATGGCCGGGCCAATAACGTGTTCAACGGCTTTTCACCCTTTGGTAACAGGGATCCCGATGCCGGGATCTATGTGACCAAGGACAACAGTGGCGTAGCGCTCAAAGTGCGGCTGGCGCTCAACGATGCTTCGGCCGCTTCGCAAGCCGTCGGGCCACCCGGCAGCGCTGTGGAAATGTCCTGCGGCGGACGCACCTTTGCCGACATTGGCCGGCGCATGCTCGACACGCTGATGCTCAAACAGCAGCGGATTTCCTCTACCGATTCGGTGCTCGGCCCGGTATCGGGCGCGCGTAGGCCCACTTACCGGGAGCTGATCAAAAACGCCTTCCAGCCACGGCTGTGGAACGCCACGCAACAAGTCCTGGTGGGCGGTGCGCCGTATGCCCAGATCGAGGCCAACTTCCCGCTGTTCTTCGGGCTGGCGATCCAGATGTACGAAGCCACGCTGGTTTCCGATCAGGCGCCGCTGGATGCCTACTTGCAGGGCGACCATACGGCGATGAACGAACAACAAGTCCAGGGTATGAATCTGTTCCTGGGCAAGGGCAAGTGCGTCAATTGCCACGGCGGCGCGGAACTGACCAATGCTGCCAGTCGTTTGCAGTTCCATCCCCGCGAGCGCATCGAACGCATGGTCATGGCGGACAACCTGACCACGCTCTACGACAACGGTTTCTACAACACCGGCGTGCGCCCGACCTCGGAAGACCTGGCGCTCGGTGGCGCGGATGCGTGGGGCAATCCGTTGTCCTTCACCCGTCAGTACAACACCCTGCTGCAAGGTGGGAAAATTCCTGACCCGCTGGATGTCGATGTCTGCACCTTCGAAGCGCCGTTGAGCGCAGCGATTCCCTGTGATTCGACGCTCTTGCCCATTGTCGGTTTCCGCGACGCGGTCGACGGGGCCTTCAAAACGCCGACGCTGCGCAACATCGCGCTGACCGGACCGTATTTCCACAACGGCGGCCGCTCGACGCTGAAACAGGTCATGGAGTTCTACAACCGGGGCGGCGACCGACGCGGCGAGGATGCGAGCAACACCAGCGGCTTCGAACACCCGTCGGCGAACCAGCACAACGGCTCGAACCTCGATCCGGACATGACGAACCTGAACCTGACGGACGATGAAGTGGATGCCCTGGTCAAATTCATGGAGGTTGGCTTGACCGACCCGCGAGTCGCATGGGAGCGGGCGCCGTTCGATCATCCGTCGCTGGTGCTTGCACAGGGTCATGTGGGTGATGAAAACGCCGTTACTCAAAAACCGGTCAGTCCGAAGATCACCACTCGCCAGGCACTGGACGCCACGTTCCAGCTCAAGCCGATTGGTGCAGAAGGACGCAGGCCGGAAGAGGGGGCATTGCAACCCTTCAATAACGACCTTTAACGAAAGATCCCCTTGCGCCGCTGACGGTTCAAACACCGCCAGCGGCGCCGCAAAAAAATACCTCAGCAAAACACTCAGTAAATTGAGGATTCTGCCGTTAAAGTGATGGGCACAATGCCATCAATTGCTATGACGGTCGGAGCTTTACCCTTGCCGCGTTCTTCCGCTGTACGTTTCAGTCATTTCCTGCCGTCATTGCTGCTGTTGCTGGCGGGCCTCGCGGCTGCGTACGTCAAGGATCTGAATGTATTCTTCACGTCGCTGTTCAACGTGCTGCCAACTCTGGTGCTGTTGCTCGGCGGTGCTTACTGCGCGGTTTACCGACGTCAGCGTGAGCTTTTTCTGATGGTCACGGTGTACATCGCCTACTTCCTGCTCGACACCCAGACCGACTATTACCGCGACAACGGCAAGGTGCGCGAAGACGCCGCGGTGGTCTTTCATCTGTGTTGCCTGTTGTTACCACTGCTGTTTGGCGTATTCGCGGCGTGGCAGGAGCGAACGCATCTGTTCCAGGACATGGTGGCGCGCTTTGCCGTGTTGCTGGCAGTGGGCAGCGTAGCGCTGGGACTTGAGCAAAGTTATCCCCAGGCGTTGCTGATGTGGCTGTCGGAGATCCGCTGGCCGGCGTTGCACGGCGCGTGGATGAGCCTGATCCAGTTGTCCTACCCGGTGTTCATCGCCGCGTTCCTGCTGCTGGCGTATCAGTATTGGCGCAACCCTCGACCGCTGCATGCCGCGCAACTGGTCGGGTTGCTGGGGCTGTTCTGGATGTTGCCGAAAACCTTCATCCTGCCGTTCACCCTGAACATCATGTGCAGCCAGGTGATGTTGATGATTGCTGCGGCCGTGGCCCACGAGGCCTACCAAATGGCTTTCCGCGATGAGCTGACCGGCCTGCCGGGTCGTCGGGCATTGAACGAACGCATGCAGCGGCTGGGGCGCAACTACGTGTTGGCCATGAGCGACGTCGACCACTTCAAGAAATTCAACGACACCCACGGTCACGATGTCGGCGATCAGGTGCTGCGATTGGTCGCGAGCAAACTGTCGAAAATCGGCGGCGGCGGTAAGGCGTATCGCTATGGCGGCGAGGAATTTGCCCTGGTGTTCGCAGGCAAGACGCTCGAAGAGTGCATGCCGCACCTGGAAGTCATCCGCGAATCCATCGCCACCTACAACATTCACCTGCGTAATCAGGACAGCCGTCCTCAGGATGATAGCCAGGGTCGTCAGCGTCGCTCCGGTTCCCAGGCTTCGAGCGTGTCGGTCACCGTCAGTATCGGCGTTGCCGAACGGCTGGAGCAGCGTACGCC
The Pseudomonas sp. MYb327 DNA segment above includes these coding regions:
- a CDS encoding cytochrome c peroxidase, encoding MNICRLVRFTAWLFLSFFAVDGMAATPAEVDPPIPEVPSLQSLHGMTPTDPSGTEGGRKVDLMTDYVLNRSAAILLGKALFWDMEVGSDSTTACASCHYHAGVDHRTTNQINPGQAHTNANVASIFNKPFVASDIPGDVPSYTTKSGGKGGPNYLLKKTDFPTHVLANPLDRNSLILYSTDDVIGSQGVFDANFVKPNQPRFDKCTQQPDGVFQVGGINVRRSTGRNAPSVINAAFNVRNFWDGRANNVFNGFSPFGNRDPDAGIYVTKDNSGVALKVRLALNDASAASQAVGPPGSAVEMSCGGRTFADIGRRMLDTLMLKQQRISSTDSVLGPVSGARRPTYRELIKNAFQPRLWNATQQVLVGGAPYAQIEANFPLFFGLAIQMYEATLVSDQAPLDAYLQGDHTAMNEQQVQGMNLFLGKGKCVNCHGGAELTNAASRLQFHPRERIERMVMADNLTTLYDNGFYNTGVRPTSEDLALGGADAWGNPLSFTRQYNTLLQGGKIPDPLDVDVCTFEAPLSAAIPCDSTLLPIVGFRDAVDGAFKTPTLRNIALTGPYFHNGGRSTLKQVMEFYNRGGDRRGEDASNTSGFEHPSANQHNGSNLDPDMTNLNLTDDEVDALVKFMEVGLTDPRVAWERAPFDHPSLVLAQGHVGDENAVTQKPVSPKITTRQALDATFQLKPIGAEGRRPEEGALQPFNNDL
- a CDS encoding GGDEF domain-containing protein — protein: MPRSSAVRFSHFLPSLLLLLAGLAAAYVKDLNVFFTSLFNVLPTLVLLLGGAYCAVYRRQRELFLMVTVYIAYFLLDTQTDYYRDNGKVREDAAVVFHLCCLLLPLLFGVFAAWQERTHLFQDMVARFAVLLAVGSVALGLEQSYPQALLMWLSEIRWPALHGAWMSLIQLSYPVFIAAFLLLAYQYWRNPRPLHAAQLVGLLGLFWMLPKTFILPFTLNIMCSQVMLMIAAAVAHEAYQMAFRDELTGLPGRRALNERMQRLGRNYVLAMSDVDHFKKFNDTHGHDVGDQVLRLVASKLSKIGGGGKAYRYGGEEFALVFAGKTLEECMPHLEVIRESIATYNIHLRNQDSRPQDDSQGRQRRSGSQASSVSVTVSIGVAERLEQRTPEEVLKSADQALYSAKGAGRNCVMAFGQNRRGAVRMDVATVE